The genomic DNA ACAAAGGGAGGCAGGGGCCGTTCAGCATAGATCAGTCCTTTCTGCTCTATGAGAACAGCCCGCGCTCGTTCAACTTCGGCGTAGTGTTCGAGTTTTAGACCATCGATGAAGGGCATATGAAACGCACTCACTTGCTGATGCTTCTGGTCTTGTTGGGTGCCGGCCAGGCTACCAGTCAACAACGTGACTGGCGGGTGCACTCGCGGGGCCTGCTTCATCAAACCGTGTTCAACACTGGAGAGCTGGGGCGAGCCTACAGTGCCGGCGGCACAATCCAGCCGGGCATGCCGTGCATGGAGTGGCCACCGTACTCGCGGATTGTCCTGGAAAGGACAAACTACCCTGGCCAGCACAATTCCTTCGGCAGTGGGATCTGGATAGCGGGCACGCGACCAAGTGGGCGCAAGTATGCGTTCTGCGGCGCGGTATCAAATAGCAGCGGAGACCCAGTGCCCGTCGTCGGGGTCTACAGCGTGCCTCTGGACATCCAGAGAATCGAGAACTTTCCGGTGCTCGCCGATGGTTCGCTTAACCCGGCTTTCGACCCTGACGAAGCGGAGGAGATCATCATCGCTCGCTGGGACACCCCAGTTGGTGTTCGCGTCACCCGCACAAGCCGGGCGTGGAGTTATCCTGGTTACGACAGCTTCATCATCTATGAGTACGAGTTTCAGAACGTGACAGGCGACACGCTCAAGGACGTGTTCGTCACCTTTGCAAACACTTTTGCCCCGTCGATGTTTGGCTACCAGCGCAACCACGGGAGCTGGACGGAGAGTGCATTTCGCGGGCAACCTCCGGCAGGCCTCGGTGATCATTTCGCCCGTTTCGACCTGAAGCGTTGGATGAGCTACAATCACGAGCGGGAAGGCCTTCCCGACCCGGTCTTTTTCGAGGAGTGGTCGACGCCAGGCAATCGTGGTGGCCTCAATTCGCCCCAAGCGGTGGGCATCGTCGTGTTGCACTATGACTATGAGCACCTGTGCCGGAGAGACCAGACCCAGCAGGTGTTCTTGGCAACCGGCGACAGTGCAGGCATGTGGGACGAAAACGGCAAGGCAAAACAGCCCTTCCTGCTCCGCTACGAAAACGGCAACCTGCCGCCGGAGGCGAAGACGGCGACATGGATGGACCCCACTTTGCGGCGCAAGACGGGAATTTGGCAGGGTACAGAGGACTCGACCCGCTTCTGTACACAGTTCGAACCGCTTTTATGGGCGTATTGGAAAGGTCGCACCAAGACCTCGGCAAATCTTTCGTGGTGGCAGCCGGTCTCGCGAGCCTATGGTTTCTATCCCTATATCCTTCCCCCGAACGAAACGATGTATTTCTCGGTGGCGGAGGTGGTGGGGTACGGGCCCGGAGTGGCCGGGGATAGGAAGTACAAAGACCTGGGGGGCAATGTTCGTGGCGGCGTGGACGCGGGGTTCTACTTCAACCCTGTGCCCAGCTGGTACGACACCCTGCAGTACGAGTACCTGGGCACCAAGAATTACATTGGCAGCACCTATCTGCAGAATCATCCCCTTCCCTGGTACGTGACGCCGGGCGTCGTCTCCATCCGTGACGTGGCAGACAGGGCCATCCAGATGTACACCGGGCGGCCGCTGGTAAAGTACGACACCTTGCAGTACAAGCCGGAAGAGGCGCCGCCCAAGGGGAGATACGATACGGTGCCAATTCCCTTCCCGGCTCCCGCCATCAGAGTGGAAGACACGCACGCGGCCGCGAACAGGATCATCTGGGGCCCGCAGGTGGAAGAATTCAACTGTCGACGACTCCGCGCACGGCTGAGTCACTACCTGGTGCTTCGCGCACCGCATCCACTCGGACCGTGGACGATCATAGACTCGGTGGGGATCAGGGACCCGAGGTATTTCGAGAACGGGGAGTATGCGGTCTTGGACCCGTATAGCAATCTTGGAGATAATGTCGCTTACGCGGTGCTATCCGTGGATGAGTTAGGCGGCAGGAGTGGGATGACTAATCTCACTCTGCACGAAACTCAGGCGCCGCCGAAGGAAAGATTGGGGAAAGTGTACGTGGTCCCCAATCCCCTCATTGTTAGCAGCGGATTGAGCGGCTCGGACCCGGCCGGCGAAATCGGCGATAGAGTCCAATTCATGGGCCTGACCAAGCGCTGCATCATTCGCATCTTTTCCTATTCCGGGCAGCTGGTGATGACGATCAAACATGAACGGGAGACGTTCGGCAACCCATGGTATCAACTGAGCGTTAACAACCAGCTGATCGCTTCGGGAGTGTACTACTTTGTGGTGGAAGACCTCGATACGGGCGACCGCTCGAGCGGAAAGTTTGTGGTAATCCACTAAGCTTGGTGGAAAGACGACGATGAGAAACCGTCCGAAAGGAAAGTTCGACAGCTTTGCTGTGGTGTTGGCCGCTCTTCTGTGGTGGAGTTCCTCCCATGCGCAGAAGGTGGGCAGCACCTCGATGCAATTCCTCAAGGTCGTACCTTCCGCGCGAGGAGCTGCCTTAGGCGAAGCTTACTCCGTGTGGGCCGCTGGTTCCGAGGCCGTTTTCTGGAATCCTGCCGGCGTAGCGAGAGTGGAGGGTCCAGAGTTTTTCACCAGCTATGTGAACTGGCTCTTCGACGCGCAGCAGGGGGCACTCGGGTTCGCCACGCCCGTGGGGAGGAACGGGGCAATAGGAGCGCAACTCCAGTACGTCGATTTCGGCGAATTTGAGGAGACCAGCAATGCGCGGCCGTTCATAAACGATCCCGAGCACCCTGGTTTCACCGGCCGGACCTTTCGGCCTTTTGCGTGCGTCGTGGGTCTTTCTTACGCCCGCGACCTGACGGACAAATTCTCCGTCGGGATCGGTACAAAGTTCGTCTACCAATCGCTTTTCGGCGAGCGACAGGTGACGGCTATGGTTCGGCCCGGCGTCTACGAAGAAGTGAAGACGTGGGCAAACGGCTTGCTTTTCGACTTTGGGATCCGCTACAACACCGGCTACCGTTCCATTCACCTGGGCTCTGCAGTGCAGAACTTTGGAGCGGATGTCAAGTTCGCCAAGGAAGCGCACCCGGTCCCGTTGCTTTTCAGGTTCGGAGTGGCAGCAGACTTGCTCGGTCGCGAA from Calditrichota bacterium includes the following:
- a CDS encoding PorV/PorQ family protein, producing the protein MRNRPKGKFDSFAVVLAALLWWSSSHAQKVGSTSMQFLKVVPSARGAALGEAYSVWAAGSEAVFWNPAGVARVEGPEFFTSYVNWLFDAQQGALGFATPVGRNGAIGAQLQYVDFGEFEETSNARPFINDPEHPGFTGRTFRPFACVVGLSYARDLTDKFSVGIGTKFVYQSLFGERQVTAMVRPGVYEEVKTWANGLLFDFGIRYNTGYRSIHLGSAVQNFGADVKFAKEAHPVPLLFRFGVAADLLGREGLLVGNNENHRLGMVVDIFHPNDYDQQVHMGGEYEFRGVLALRAGYKFNYDFDGLTFGAGLKFAAEGVRLLLDWSYGDMGTYLGNVQRISARMILP
- a CDS encoding T9SS C-terminal target domain-containing protein; this encodes MKRTHLLMLLVLLGAGQATSQQRDWRVHSRGLLHQTVFNTGELGRAYSAGGTIQPGMPCMEWPPYSRIVLERTNYPGQHNSFGSGIWIAGTRPSGRKYAFCGAVSNSSGDPVPVVGVYSVPLDIQRIENFPVLADGSLNPAFDPDEAEEIIIARWDTPVGVRVTRTSRAWSYPGYDSFIIYEYEFQNVTGDTLKDVFVTFANTFAPSMFGYQRNHGSWTESAFRGQPPAGLGDHFARFDLKRWMSYNHEREGLPDPVFFEEWSTPGNRGGLNSPQAVGIVVLHYDYEHLCRRDQTQQVFLATGDSAGMWDENGKAKQPFLLRYENGNLPPEAKTATWMDPTLRRKTGIWQGTEDSTRFCTQFEPLLWAYWKGRTKTSANLSWWQPVSRAYGFYPYILPPNETMYFSVAEVVGYGPGVAGDRKYKDLGGNVRGGVDAGFYFNPVPSWYDTLQYEYLGTKNYIGSTYLQNHPLPWYVTPGVVSIRDVADRAIQMYTGRPLVKYDTLQYKPEEAPPKGRYDTVPIPFPAPAIRVEDTHAAANRIIWGPQVEEFNCRRLRARLSHYLVLRAPHPLGPWTIIDSVGIRDPRYFENGEYAVLDPYSNLGDNVAYAVLSVDELGGRSGMTNLTLHETQAPPKERLGKVYVVPNPLIVSSGLSGSDPAGEIGDRVQFMGLTKRCIIRIFSYSGQLVMTIKHERETFGNPWYQLSVNNQLIASGVYYFVVEDLDTGDRSSGKFVVIH